In the Silurus meridionalis isolate SWU-2019-XX chromosome 6, ASM1480568v1, whole genome shotgun sequence genome, one interval contains:
- the LOC124387459 gene encoding gametocyte-specific factor 1 isoform X2 — translation MASKRSKNSKEPSPEAKAPLRRWEEEQDDDYCNPDKLLLCPYDANHKIRACRFPYHLIKCKKNNPQLASQLWTCPFNARHLMPKHEMSDHMSTCVDRCPVNTDYAITDDTQRKFQVPVSTWTIPVCDEDWDEEEEKSGTPATPFVWGLANSLLNQDRAEPTVTQSLIHRIRAPRVLPWKMDV, via the exons ATGGCATCGAAAAGGTCAAAGAACAGCAAGGAACCATCTCCTGAAGCTAAAGCACCACTTCGTCGCTGGGAAGAGGAACAAG aTGATGATTACTGTAACCCTGACAAACTGCTTCTGTGCCCTTATGACGCTAATCATAAAATCCGGGCATGTCGCTTTCCCTACCACCTCATCAAGTGCAAGAAG AACAATCCTCAGCTGGCCAGTCAGCTGTGGACATGCCCATTCAACGCTCGTCACCTTATGCCCAAACACGAGATGTCCGATCACATGTCCACCTGTGTGGATCGGTGCCCTGTAAATACTGATTATG caATAACTGATGACACCCAGCGCAAATTCCAGGTTCCTGTCAGCACCTGGActattcctgtgtgtgatgaagaCTGGGATGAAG AGGAGGAGAAGTCTGGAACACCAGCAACACCTTTTGTCTGGGGACTTGCAAACTCACTACTCAACCAAGACCG gGCTGAGCCAACTGTGACACAAAGTTTGATCCACAGGATCAGAGCCCCACGAGTTCTTCCCTGGAAAATGGATGTGTAA
- the htra3b gene encoding serine protease HTRA3, translating to MRVTVLSAVLLLCVRTLVRAEPKPKTCPARCDVSACPSPSCPSGYVPDRCGCCLVCARAEGESCGRAHDLPCGDGLECKHPAGKRLSKGVCQCRYGAKVCASDGNTYANVCQLKAASRKALQQGLPGLSSVHKGPCETGRGPTQPNSPRYKFNFIADVVEKIAPAVVHVELFLSHPLFGRTVPLSSGSGFVISETGLIVTNAHVVSTTTPVSGHQQLKVQMHNGDVYDATIKDIDKKSDIATIKTNPKKKLAVLLLGHSADLRPGEFVVAIGSPFALQNTVTTGIVSTAQRDGKELGIRDSDMDYIQTDAIINYGNSGGPLVNLDGEVIGINTLKVAAGISFAIPSDRITLFLNDSMGKQSKEMKSVKKRFIGIRMLTITEALVEELKQQNPDFPDVISGIYVHEVVPHSPAQKGGIKDGDIIVKLNGRPLTSTSELKEALMEDTALLLEVRRGNDDLLFNIEPDVIMQ from the exons ATGCGAGTGACAGTGTTATCTGCCGTTCTCTTGCTCTGCGTCAGGACCCTTGTCCGTGCCGAACCCAAGCCCAAAACCTGCCCTGCCCGCTGCGATGTGAGCGCGTGCCCGAGCCCGAGCTGCCCGAGCGGGTACGTGCCGGACCGCTGCGGCTGCTGCCTCGTGTGCGCGCGCGCCGAAGGGGAATCGTGCGGGCGCGCGCACGACCTGCCCTGCGGCGACGGGCTCGAGTGCAAGCATCCGGCCGGGAAGCGGCTCTCCAAGGGCGTTTGTCAGTGCCGCTACGGAGCCAAGGTGTGCGCCAGCGACGGCAACACGTACGCCAACGTGTGCCAGCTTAAAGCCGCCAGCCGCAAAGCACTGCAGCAAGGCCTGCCGGGACTGAGCTCCGTGCACAAGGGACCATGCGAGACTGGCCGAG GTCCCACACAACCCAACAGCCCGAGGTATAAATTCAACTTCATTGCTGATGTGGTGGAAAAGATCGCCCCAGCTGTGGTTCATGTGGAACTCTTTCTAAG CCACCCACTCTTTGGCCGGACTGTACCACTGTCAAGCGGCTCAGGCTTTGTGATTTCAGAGACTGGGCTGATTGTTACAAATGCTCATGTTGTGTCCACCACCACGCCTGTGTCAGGACATCAGCAACTCAAAGTGCAGATGCATAATGGAGACGTATACGACGCTACGATTAAAGACATTGATAAAAAGTCGGACATCGCCACCATTAAAACCAACCCAAAG AAAAAACTGGCAGTCTTGTTGCTGGGTCATTCAGCAGACTTGCGGCCTGGGGAGTTTGTGGTCGCTATTGGGAGTCCATTTGCTTTGCAGAACACAGTGACCACAGGAATCGTCAGCACGGCTCAAAGAGATGGCAAAGAACTGGGTATCCGGGACTCAGACATGGATTACATACAGACTGATGCAATCATAAAT TATGGGAATTCTGGTGGCCCCCTTGTCAACCTG GATGGAGAGGTCATTGGAATCAACACTCTAAAGGTAGCAGCAGGGATCTCCTTTGCTATTCCTTCAGACAGAATAACGCTTTTCCTCAATGACTCCATGGGAAAGCAAAGCAAAG AAATGAAATCAGTAAAGAAGCGTTTCATTGGAATTCGCATGCTCACTATCACTGAAGC TCTTGTAGAGGAGCTGAAGCAGCAGAACCCAGACTTTCCTGATGTTATCAGTGGAATCTATGTCCATGAGGTGGTTCCGCACTCTCCTGCTCAAAA AGGCGGAATAAAGGATGGCGACATCATTGTAAAGCTGAATGGCCGACCGTTAACTAGCACCAGTGAGCTAAAGGAGGCTTTGATGGAGGACACAGCTCTGCTGCTGGAAGTCCGCAGAGGCAACGATGACCTGCTGTTCAACATCGAGCCTGATGTTATCATGCAGTGA
- the LOC124387457 gene encoding SH3 domain and tetratricopeptide repeat-containing protein 1: MEATLMFSTDQKNMASWRGNSGSQRYGHYRQEVYVKHNSNDLEHKSLEVKGSIKGTSAVSEDKISTVLPLQLAIAEGPDRLPADKDTQEVLCGKLRVLETDLGKISPLISDLSAHLVSINSEERTIFITFKSFEEVWKFTTYHRMGLLSQCLGNLILDQGFWLNSLDQKDSGIEVSIKEEAINQMYKSFLMQEGSFFGSCTVNQMFDSSTSGSDLYLEKGDIALFEPPFLGSGWTVLSLADGSRGTKAWPALEPAIPFHQWFLKSCPEWVLVGSGKTCCNLPFKIAVGICEATEVYDGNGPDELSFETGDRIIIKGLLVTCFEWFMGKLERTGDTGLVKTSLVKATNSLCESDEIFIKQEDSKIFNLEQEKIKKEAIAFLKKTCQSNVATVYKLDSTNSTSVRNGPTNCEYISMKRNISNILSETRKHPQIEQTQDNVKLQTDESIGSTVSSCKIPHFTVCSEQDPDEYHSLLSFLGSRDHRPEFQLLYTTYTEFLLLHFQGHSDEEELVEYLGVARETARKKRMPWAQSRICFLLGQLCAGRSKFSQARVYYEEALSIPRDYFTDMHLLSAIYSNLAFIYLTQKNAEKYLALSERFAALLMGVGDYLSGTEDAEVLKFGLKKAVLSLNKPAEARVCFLLAKLYLKLGEGIRAVPFIERLQILADEIPGTCDKMRSHGFLLLARLYSDYGLLQLAESSAWQACLQVSTSVTDCFCGISLLLENGQELYGVDIPAQVALCLTRAAALESADVEPSFPHAYALCLSWLFHKQGMSKRAVYYMCNFIKHSSATTLSQSDANAALIWLAWLYICDWQYHSALDVLDSVLSSLPEHCTTQLEGVIYNMRGITLRHASDVKQAAENFRAAVDVCEELEDRHNWAIAIANFGFLSLQVNAKRVAEEQLIQAIELFSELEDEDHEVNFVVVLLELGKLYVSQGFCEKGKVCYEWALLISILYENSESQLQATRHLCQLYSDSCPDEAQCIIYNEHQLNLLQQTGDRTLEAEILQKISQLYLTLGTEKANRCALDYTKRSIGIYIDMGRKKKEAHGWLQAGKIYHILKQTELVDLYVPVAQDIALSTGDTLFILELLETAGDIFFDSTQDREKAVCFYRDRALPIAVKTSSMCCQLRLCNKLAELLLHLGEYKEAVEYAQTALEISVSMADRLSERVAFHRLATLYHCLNQFELAEHHFLKALSLCPSPLQFDEEALYYVKVYQTLGDIIFYDLKDPFDAAGYYHLALAAAMDLGNKKSQLELCTRLATIYHNFLMDRELSLHFYQRARAFAADLNIRRVNLSADQSFRTTSQYRIKASQEIS, from the exons ATGGAGGCTACTTTGATGTTTTCTACGGATCAGAAGAACATGGCAAGTTGGAGAGGGAACTCGGGTTCCCAAAGATATGGACACTACCGACAGGAGGTGTATGTGAAGCATAACAGCAATGATCTGG AACACAAATCCTTGGAAGTAAAAGGGAGTATAAAAGGGACCTCAGCAGTTTCTGAAGACAAGATCTCCACAG TGTTGCCGCTTCAGCTGGCCATAGCAGAAGGTCCGGACCGGCTTCCTGCTGACAAGGACACACAGGAAGTTCTGTGTGGGAAGCTGCGTGTGCTGGAAACTGACCTCGGCAAAATTTCACCCTTGATATCT GATTTATCTGCTCATCTGGTGTCCATCAACAGTGAGGAAAGGACCATATTTATcacttttaaatcatttgagGAAGTATGGAAGTTCACTACATACCACAGAATGG GCTTACTGAGTCAGTGTTTGGGGAACCTTATTTTAGACCAAGGATTCTGGCTGAATTCTTTAGACCAGAAGGACTCAGGAATTGAGGTCTCAATTAAAGAGGAGGCGATTAATCAGATGTATAAAAGTTTTCTGATGCAAGAAG GCTCCTTTTTTGGTAGTTGCACAGTGAACCAGATGTTTGACAGCTCCACATCAGGCAGTGATTTGTATCTTGAGAAAGGTGATATTGCTCTATTTGAGCCTCCATTTCTGGGTTCGGGTTGGACCGTGCTATCCCTGGCAGATGGCTCAAGAGGAACTAAAGCATGGCCAGCATTGGAACCTGCCATTCCATTTCATCA GTGGTTTCTGAAGTCCTGTCCTGAGTGGGTTTTGGTAGGCAGTGGGAAAACATGCTGTAATCTCCCGTTTAAAATTG cTGTAGGTATCTGCGAGGCGACAGAAGTGTATGATGGTAATGGGCCAGATGAACTCAGCTTTGAGACTGGAGATCGCATTATCATCAAGGGCCTACTGGTGACCTGTTTCGAGTGGTTCATGGGCAAGTTGGAGAGGACCGGTGATACAGGACTTGTCAAAACCAGCTTAGTAAAAGCAACCAATTCTCTTTGTGA GTCTGATGAAATCTTTATAAAACAAGAGGACAGCAAAATCTTCAACTTGGAACAAGAGAAGATTAAAAAGGAAGCTATTGCCTTTTTAAAGAAAACCTGCCAAAGCAATGTAGCTACAGTCTACAAGCTTG ATTCAACAAATTCAACATCAGTTCGAA atgGCCCCACCAACTGTGAATATATAAGCATGAAAAGAAATATCAGCAATATTTTGAGTGAAACAAGAAAACATCCACAAATCGAGCAGACCCAAGACAATGTAAAGCTCCAAACAGATGAGTCCATAGGATCCACAGTGTCATCCTGCAAAATCCCACACTTTACTGTATGTTCAGAGCAGGATCCAGATGAATACCATTCCCTCTTGTCCTTCCTAGGCAGCCGTGATCACCGGCCTGAGTTTCAGCTTCTCTATACTACCTACACAGAATTCCTCCTTTTGCATTTCCAGGGCCACAGTGATGAGGAGGAGCTGGTAGAATATTTGGGTGTTGCTCGAGAAACTGCAAGAAAAAAACGCATGCCATGGGCACAGAGCAGAATATGTTTCCTCTTGGGACAGTTGTGCGCAGGAAGGTCGAAGTTCTCCCAGGCACGTGTCTATTATGAGGAAGCCTTAAGCATACCAAGAGACTATTTCACTGACATGCACCTTCTCTCAGCCATCTACTCTAACCTGGCCTTTATCTAtctcacacaaaaaaatgcagagaAGTATCTTGCTCTATCTGAACGCTTTGCTGCTTTATTGATGGGAGTTGGTGACTATTTATCTGGCACAGAAGACGCTGAGGTGTTAAAGTTTGGACTAAAAAAGGCAGTTCTCTCCCTGAACAAACCTGCAGAAGCCCGGGTCTGTTTCCTGCTAGCCAAGTTGTATCTGAAGCTTGGAGAAGGGATAAGGGCTGTACCTTTCATTGAACGGTTACAGATTTTAGCTGATGAGATCCCTGGAACTTGTGACAAGATGCGGAGTCATGGTTTTTTACTCTTAGCAAGACTTTATAGTGACTACGGGCTCCTTCAACTAGCTGAGAGCTCAGCATGGCAGGCATGTCTTCAG GTGTCTACCTCAGTCACTGATTGTTTCTGCGGCATCTCTTTGCTGTTAGAGAATGGCCAAGAACTGTATGGTGTTGACATCCCAGCACAAGTAGCTCTATGTTTGACTCGAGCTGCTGCGTTAGAATCTGCTGACGTGGAGCCCAGCTTTCCACATGCCTATGCCCTGTGTTTGTCTTGGCTCTTCCACAAGCAAGGCATGTCTAAAAGGGCAGTTTACTACATGTGCAACTTCATCAAACATTCCTCTGCTACAACACTCAGCCAGTCTGATGCCAATGCTGCTCTTATCTGGCTGGCATGGTTATATATCTGTGACTGGCAGTACCACAGTGCTCTGGATGTTTTGGACTCGGTCCTGTCCTCCCTCCCTGAACATTGCACAACCCAGCTGGAGGGGGTCATCTATAATATGCGTGGCATCACTTTGAGACACGCCAGTGATGTCAAACAAGCTGCTGAGAACTTCCGTGCTGCAGTTGATGTCTGTGAGGAGCTTGAAGACAGGCATAACTGGGCCATTGCAATAGCCAACTTTGGTTTCTTGAGTTTGCAGGTCAATGCGAAGAGAGTAGCAGAGGAGCAGCTTATCCAGGCAATAGAGCTGTTTTCAGAGCTAGAGGATGAAGACCATGAAGTGAACTTTGTTGTTGTGCTTTTAGAGCTTGGAAAGCTTTATGTATCACAGGGTTTTTGTGAAAAAGGAAAGGTCTGCTATGAGTGGGCCCTGCTGATTTCCATCCTCTATGAAAACTCAGAGA GCCAATTGCAAGCCACTCGTCACCTATGCCAGCTATATAGTGACTCATGTCCTGATGAAGCTCAGTGTATCATCTACAATGAACACCAGCTGAACCTGCTGCAGCAGACAGGAGACAGAACCCTGGAGGCAGAAATATTGCAGAAGATCAGCCAGCTGTACCTCACCCTGGGCACAGAGAA AGCAAACAGATGTGCTCTGGACTACACCAAAAGAAGTATAGGGATCTACATTGACATGGGGAGGAAGAAGAAAGAGGCACACGGCTGGCTCCAGGCAGGAAAAATCTACCACATCCTCAAACAGACTGAGCTGGTGGATCTCTATGTGCCG GTAGCGCAAGACATCGCTTTAAGCACAGGAGACACACTATTTATTCTGGAGCTGCTGGAGACAGCAGGGGATATATTCTTCGACAGCACACAGGACAGAGAAAAAGCTGTCTGCTTTTATAGG gacCGAGCCCTCCCAATTGCAGTGAAGACAAGCAGTATGTGTTGTCAGCTCAGATTGTGTAATAAACTAGCAGAGTTGCTGCTACACCTGGGAGAGTATAAAGAAGCTGTGGAGTATGCACAGACTGCTTTAGAAATCAGCGTCAGCATGG CTGACCGTTTAAGTGAGCGTGTGGCTTTCCATCGGCTGGCTACACTCTACCACTGCCTGAATCAGTTTGAGCTGGCTGAGCACCACTTCCTGAAAGCCCTCTCACTCTGTCCCTCACCACTGCAGTTTGATGAGGAAGCCCTGTACTATGTCAAGGTCTATCAGACATTAGGTGACATAATCTTCTATGATCTAAAG GACCCGTTTGATGCAGCTGGTTATTACCACCTTGCTCTGGCTGCTGCCATGGACCTGGGCAATAAGAAGTCTCAGCTTGAGCTGTGCACTCGTCTGGCTACAATTTACCACAACTTTCTCATGGATCGTGAACTCTCCCTGCATTTCTACCAGCGTGCCCGAGCTTTCGCTGCCGATCTTAATATCCGCCGTGTCAACCTATCAGCAGATCAGAGTTTTCGCACCACATCCCAATATAGAATCAAAGCCTCTCAGGAGATCAGCTAA
- the LOC124387459 gene encoding gametocyte-specific factor 1 isoform X1, with amino-acid sequence MSHYIAGIGDEWLAIGLNKEIIIGQDRVCIKQRGKPGMASKRSKNSKEPSPEAKAPLRRWEEEQDDDYCNPDKLLLCPYDANHKIRACRFPYHLIKCKKNNPQLASQLWTCPFNARHLMPKHEMSDHMSTCVDRCPVNTDYAITDDTQRKFQVPVSTWTIPVCDEDWDEEEEKSGTPATPFVWGLANSLLNQDRAEPTVTQSLIHRIRAPRVLPWKMDV; translated from the exons ATGAGTCACTATATAGCTGGCATAGGTGACGAGTGGCTTGCAATTGGCCTTAACAAGGAAATAA TAATAGGTCAAGATCGTGTGTGTATAAAGCAGAGGGGGAAACCAGGGATGGCATCGAAAAGGTCAAAGAACAGCAAGGAACCATCTCCTGAAGCTAAAGCACCACTTCGTCGCTGGGAAGAGGAACAAG aTGATGATTACTGTAACCCTGACAAACTGCTTCTGTGCCCTTATGACGCTAATCATAAAATCCGGGCATGTCGCTTTCCCTACCACCTCATCAAGTGCAAGAAG AACAATCCTCAGCTGGCCAGTCAGCTGTGGACATGCCCATTCAACGCTCGTCACCTTATGCCCAAACACGAGATGTCCGATCACATGTCCACCTGTGTGGATCGGTGCCCTGTAAATACTGATTATG caATAACTGATGACACCCAGCGCAAATTCCAGGTTCCTGTCAGCACCTGGActattcctgtgtgtgatgaagaCTGGGATGAAG AGGAGGAGAAGTCTGGAACACCAGCAACACCTTTTGTCTGGGGACTTGCAAACTCACTACTCAACCAAGACCG gGCTGAGCCAACTGTGACACAAAGTTTGATCCACAGGATCAGAGCCCCACGAGTTCTTCCCTGGAAAATGGATGTGTAA